tatataaatagtattATGAGACCCGTAAATAGTGTGTAAACAAGACATGAACAGTATAAAACAGTATTTTTTGTCCCCTGTACAGTAAAATCACATGATTTTACTGTttacatgcaaaaaaaaaaaaaaaaacgttgcaAAATGTAAACGTAGGAttaagttgaatccaaacaGATACAAAGTAACATTCACGtctcattgaaaaaaaaagaaaaaagaaataaaagaagtaACATTCACGTCCGTACAACATATATTTATTCCTTCCAATTCACATGATTTGACGTTTCACACCTAATGTGAACCACAAACAAATAATAAGAATTATCTCAATGCAACACGAGTGTAGAAAAGCAATGCTACAAGTGTGCACCACAAATATTTCATGGTGTTAGTGCACCTGTGAAACTCAGTCCATAATTCAGATTCCTATAACATTAATCCAAAAGCTCAAGAATTAGAATTATATGGCTTTGtttcttatccaaaaaataaaataaaaaataaaattataattgtcTGCATAGTagttttacttttcttttttgctggaTTGCAGTAGTTTTACTTTTAGGGATTTTTGttggaaatgaaaattttttgttaaaagtattatagatagatgtaaaagttagctgaaatagtatagtagggctcataaataatatcaaaaagtacagtaaaacttatgaatagtaacaaaaataaactaaataataaaataaattgataaaattaaacATGCCAAATTAAATACTTACACGAACAAAAACTATCCTGACATAACAACAATTAAAATCTGCAGATTTGTCCAGAAAAGGCACATGATCTTAAACTCTATTTTGGGCGTGGGGGGCCTAGGCCAAGTCATTCTGTTGGTGTAACCATGCGTACTATTTTGCCCACACAATGAGAGAAATGATTTCTAGCAGAGTAACCTGAGTATCGAATAGGCAAGAGTATATACCTCCAGATAAGTCTCTAGCCAGTACAGTTCACCATGCTACTAACTATTGAagtgccaaaaaaaataaaaacaaaaacttattgaAGTGCTATATAAtagcttttaaaaatattataaaattttccctcCCTAATATTATTCAAGAAATAATTCATCTTAATTCTAGATAGTTCCCCAAAGTACAATTATGGAGTCACTTTACGAGAGCAGGCGCTGGGTTATATGTCTTGCCCCACGGACagatttaatttgattaaagtGGTTGATTGTGAATAACGAATAGATAAAATAATGCTTAAAGAGTGTCTACCACTCATTGTCCACAATTTTAATATGCTGTGAATAGGTATGAAATTGGCTATATTGCtagataagtgaaaaaaaaaaaaaaaaaaaaaaaagatgcatcttttcataaattataaattctaactgtgatatttttaatttttttaatattatttatttttcaaataatttgatAGGACAGAAGATTTAGACAAGATTTTAATGTCTTTCAAAgagatgatttttatttttgttttgctgaaTCCATCAAGGAAATGATTTGAGATCAAGGTTAATGATTACCATATGAAAAATAAGGTTGTTGgaatattccaaaaaaaaaaaaagtcaagaatTGTAGCCAATAATTCTCAGGGACAGCTAGACGTCATGCTTCAAAAAAATCCACGTCATTCATTCAAATTTTCTTTCCCCCTCTCTTAGAACAACTCttacttagaaaaaaaatatattaaatggatttttgtgtaactatatatgaacaattgattttttttttattataaaaaatacattaattcTACCTATAGTTTGGGAGCTGTTTAAACTAAATCCTACATAATGCAAAGTTTCaattaaaactcccaaatttcaaaattatttttacttttgtcCCCTCAAAACCACTCTTGATTATAAGTAACGAAAAATTAAGTAAATTGTACTTGACAGTCTAGACACTACTTTGGCCATTAATGaaacataaagaaataataaaaaaattaaatgtaaaatgaatagtattgcaattatgtatttttacacaattttacataATTTGATGTAAATGAATTTTAGATTTGATTAACTAGAATATGTTACTTTTCTACTCTACAGAGGAGTCTCACCATGCGTGTTGTTTTGCTTACATAATGATAGAAATAATTTCTAGCAGAGTACCAGAGTATCCAATGGGCAAGAGTATATGTACCTCCAGATAAGTCTCTAGCTTGTACAGTTCACCATGCTACTAAGTACTAACTATTGAAGTGGtttgctaaaaataaaaaataaaaaaaaacatttgaagtgGTATTTAATGGTTGGTGTTATGGGAAAGTATTACTCTTAATACAACTTACCGtggttaaatatatatttatacaccTTACTATGTTactagttttaaaaaatattataaattttttatctccTTACTCTTTTATAACTACCTAAGCAATTTTGTTAAAGTGGTTGattgtaaataataaataaaataaagtagtGGGTAGAAATTAGATATATTGCTagatttatttaaaatctaatggTAAGAAAAAATTGTCCGCTTTGgaagttaataaaattttgattatttccAATTTCCAATACTTCTTTAAATGAGGTGACAAACAAAAATGCATCAtttcataaattataaattttaactaTGTGACATTTTCAATATTCactattatttgtttttcaaataatttgatAGGATAGAATATGAAGACAACATTTACTGATGATTTGAGATCAAGGTTGATGATAAccactttctcaaaaaataaaaggttgatGATAACCACATGAAAAAAAGTTGTTGGAATATTCAAGAGTtttaaccaataattaattttaattgtcaGGGACAGCTGGAGATCATGCTTCAAAAAGTCCTCTATATAACTTTTGGTATCTGTAGCTAGGTTTTAATTATaactaatatgatttttattactTGTTGTCAATAGTAATTAACTGATGAGGGGgcaaaaatattctcaaaaaaaaaaaaaaaaaactgagggaGCAAAttgaaactatatatatatatatattgaggaaGAAAACGATTTCAAAAATTGATTGCtataattgaaattttctaaaatttgggttttaatttgaaactaTCCCCAAACTCTAGGAGgaatcatcttttttttttttttttttaattttaaatttaaaaaaataatattgataaaaaaaaaagggggggctACAACCTCATCACGTCCATTTTGATGAGGTCTCACATATTTGTCcccaaaataagttaaataatttAGGATATTCAATGGGTTATAAGTGATGATATTACAAAACTTATAATAAAGTGAACAATTGTGTCTGTTTggccaatttatttgtttaaaggtGAAATAAAAAgtggatttaaaattaaaataaataaataaatatgtgatCTGGTAATTAATTATGAAGTGCTTATAAATTATTGGcttatttaaaagtttttgaaaatgtCAATCGCACaagtatttcttattttatattaaaaaaaaattgatgctcTATTTTTTGTTCAGGTATACAATCtgcattcaaaattaaataccTAAATGAATCATTTCACTCTACTAactaaatcaaatttaaaagattctttctttattatttgcaaatttatttgaACAGTTTTGAGTTATAAGAACAATAAATCTAAGATACAACTTTTGCtgtaatttttttcacaacatgATGAAGTAATCAATTATGAGTATATAAACTtaccgctttttttttttttttttttttttttttttttttttttaactattcaCAATCGATATGTCATTTCAACAAATAGTACTAGAAGTTATAACAAAAGTCATATACTTAAGAAACTTTAAAATgtagttaaaaaaaagggtttaacCTCATGGAAATCTATGGGACTGGTCTATCCTACAGTTTATCTTTATTCTTACTAATATTACGGATAAACTATATCAGTAACCCGTTTTCTCTATATATAGAAACCGAAGCTAGAAGGCTTGGAGGTATAGTTTTCAGCATAGCAAATTAGGTTAGCCATATGGGAACTCGAGCTCCTTTTCTGATATGTCTCCTGGCCTTAGCTGCCTTGTGTGATAGCACACAAGGTGCAACACCAGCCCATTATTCTGTTCCTTTTAACCGCACCATTTTCCCAACTGGTTTCATATTTGGAGCTGGTTCAGCTGCTTACCAGGTAAATATTGTAATGGGATTAGTCTGTTACTCTTAAAGAGTTGTAGAGAAACTCATAAAATTAAAGCATGTACACATGGTAGCATataatgtttgtttggttttcttttttctcagtCTGAAGGAGCAGCATTCACTGACGGTAAAGGACTTAATGTTTGGGATGTTTTCACCAGGAAACAGCAaggtctctttctctctttctctctctctctctctctctctttctcaattgGATTAGAAATATCAAAGTGGTCCATAGGCTCCATATCCTTTTCCATAGACTATTAGTAACCTGCTACTTGCATGTATTGGctaagaaaattgttaaaaggGTAAATTATAAAAACCTACCTGAGGTTTGGGGGTAGTACCAAACACGTCCAAAACCTTTTTTAAATGACCAATTTGGTCTTTAAACAGCAGTGAAGAGCGTGAGTTTGTGGGTAAACCGGCTCTGAAACCGTTTTAGTGGCAGAGGTTTTTGGTCCTTTGCTGAGTCTATGTGCTTGAGcttgagaatgagagagagatgtttGATCTCtgtgaagaagagagagagcaaaagaaaaggggaaaatGAAATTAACTAACGGGGTTTGGTTTACAAACGGCGTTAGTGTTTAGGATTAGTTtggtcatttaaaaaatttttggatGTGTTTGGTATTATCTCAAATCTCAGTGTAGGTTATCGTAATTTAACCGTGTTAAAAATTTACAATCAGGCATGATAACAAATGTGATTAATGCCATAAATAATGTTAATGATAAgccttcattttttttggtagaaaggaagctttattaaaaactaagtagAAACAACACGATCAGAGTACAACCCAAATACATCCAAACTAAGCAAAAACAGCACCTCAGCTGGGGgttctaaaaaaataacaaaatcttgGGGCAAAAGATCACCCCTCCTAGCAAGGGTATCGGCACATTTATTTGCTTCTCGATAGTAATGTTGAATTTGGACCATTGGGATCTCCCTCAGCCACTTGAATGGCTATTATTCTTTTTCAAGAGGTCTACCACTACCTGAGCATCTAACTCAATAATCACTGCTGGAATTTTTAAAGTAATACATAGCCTGATACCGTCCCTTTAAGGCTCACAATTCTGCTGCCACACTTTAAACTTTAGCTTATACTTTAGCTTATTGCTATGATACTTGTTGAAGAATTAACACATTGTGGAGACTCCAAATGAGACCTCAAACACATGGAGACACtactaaatttaaaaacttaaaactacTTGtccaattatatttatataaattcttTGACTCatttggtctctctctctcatttttttattttttattttttatgtgagatttCTACTCACATGTATACATCCAACAAAAtactaagaaaaatataagtaGAAGAGATTTAAGGATTTTCACTGGTCAAGTCTTTTTGTGTTCGATATCAATCTGCCACTAGACCCCAACTCCTTTAGTTTGTGAACTTCCACACCCGCTTTCCACAAATGGTTTTGAAACAAAATATCTTCATTatttttcagaatttggatACATTAAACTCATAGCCATGTAAAGGACCTTTATGTGatcacaataaaaattttcccgTTTTGATTTGAGAAATTTTCACGATGGTCTACAGCAAAAATTGCGGATTATAGCAACGCAGATGTGGCACAAGACTTCTATCATCGTTACAAGGTATGCCCAAAAACTCCAATGACCATCTATACGTGTTTATCTGTTGTTTTTTACAATAAGTTTAAagacaaatattttttatataagtgtTGCTAAATGTAAAATTTGTGAGAGTTAATGGAAATATGAAGAAATAGAGTAGAGAGAGATAACATAAAGTTTACATGAATTGGCTGAGTGGCATATGTTCAcggaagaaaattttgatggcTACATCTTCACGGTAATCTCAATTCTACAGGGTATATGTAAAAAATTTGGAAGTAGAATTAGACATGTGTGGTCTGAGTAATATAATTGGACCTCTTAAAGCCAACatacaaaccttttttttttttttttgatacaaacCTAATAATgatacctttaaaaaaaattaaagttgcTCTAATCATAACTTATtatcttaatagaaatgaagaaataatataaaaaaatattttttatttttattttctaattaatttctaaaaatgTTGCAGGAAGACGTACAATTAGTGAAAAAGATTGGTTTGGACTCCTTCAGATTCTCCATCTCATGGTCCAGATTGTTCCCAAGTAAGACCCTTGTTACACTAGATCAATCTCAATGATCAAAATTCATTGGCTATTGATGTGATCTCAGTTGGGTCCCATGACACCGACAGTGATCACAAATCTGGAAAAAACTTAGTTCATATTTGTCGTATTGCAAATGGGACATATGATAGCATTGAATAATGTACTTTTGTCTCCAGAGGGCAAAGTAAGTGGGGGAGTTAACCCAAAAGCTGTGACTTTCTACAACAACCTCATTAACGAGCTCCTCTCCAATGGTGAAGTTCGgaacttttcttttattttcagcTAATGCAATGTTTCTAATGCTATACATATCAAACTATATGCTATACACAATGATGTGTAATCAAAGCCCTCTCCTTTCATGAAATGAGCTGAACACTTATTTctattagaatttaaaaataatggaatgtattgggaaaaaaaaattatatatttgccTCATTCACTTAGCCaaaaatgggggaaaaaaaaggaataattaGGTATAATTTGTTATGACCTTCAATGGGTTTATTAAAATGGtttgaaagaatttttaaaaaaaaaattgaaaatttcactattttactatttttaattatatgccATTTCTAAATTTGAATTCCCATTGGGCCGGGCGCGCAGGTATCACACCCTTTGTGACTTTGCTCCATTTTGATACTCCCCAAGCACTAGATGAGGAGTATGGTGCATTCTTAAGCCCCAAGATAGTGTAAGTCTAGACAATGGGACAAAATATATGCATTgcaattcttaaaattaagcTTGTGCAATATGAATAACTAATGACCATCTGGTTTTATCAATAGGGAGGATTATGtggcttatgttaatttttgcTTCAAAACATTTGGAGATCGAGTCAAGCATTGGGTTACGATGAATGAACCAAATGGATGGACCATGTATGGGTATAGCTCTGGTTCTTTTGCACCGGGGCGATGTTCTAGCTATGCTGGAAATTGTACTGCTGGTAACTCAGCCACTGAACCCTACATTGTTGCCCATCACTTGCTTCTTGCTCATGCATATGCTGTGAAGTTGTATAGGGAGAAATACAaggtttgtatatatatatatatattttcgaaaaaaaattacaaagagaaataaacaaaaaggaTTATATTATAGTATTtcattttgatgaaattttttttttcatatttccCACTAATAAACGTTGTAATGTTAATTTAACAAAGTGATTATGTCATGTTGGAAAAATTGTGATTGACTTTAATATGAGTGCAGCCACATCAAAAGGGAGAAATTGGGATTACAATTGTGACCCATTGGTTTATACCAAAAGACCAGTCTTCTAGCAGCAAAAAGGCAGCCTCCAGAGCTCTTGATTTCTTGTTTGGTTGGTGAGTATTGATTGTGACATAAATTTTTGGTCCCTTTGAGTACATGAATATCCCACGGATCGAGATCAGATGCAATTGGTATGGATGATTGAGATttaaatttgcaaaaaaaactttaaatctcaatcgttaattataaaaaatgaagaaaagtaaaaaaaataaaggtaaaaaactaaaaaaaaaaattgtgaaggaCTTGGGTGAATTGCACGAAGCAATTGCACTGGATCCCAATCCATATCCCACACAGTTATAAAGTCCATACAATGTTAGCAAGAGGATATATACATTTGATGTATGAGATAATTATTACTCTTcttaaaaacaattttgttttcccatcattttttcccctatttgttcatatttttctttgaaaaatattataaatatttcaaattttactacataatcTTTGAAAACTAACATAGAAATAAATGTGATTAGTAGGTGGctataacataataaa
This genomic stretch from Quercus robur chromosome 4, dhQueRobu3.1, whole genome shotgun sequence harbors:
- the LOC126724085 gene encoding vicianin hydrolase-like gives rise to the protein MGTRAPFLICLLALAALCDSTQGATPAHYSVPFNRTIFPTGFIFGAGSAAYQSEGAAFTDGKGLNVWDVFTRKQQAKIADYSNADVAQDFYHRYKEDVQLVKKIGLDSFRFSISWSRLFPKGKVSGGVNPKAVTFYNNLINELLSNGITPFVTLLHFDTPQALDEEYGAFLSPKIVEDYVAYVNFCFKTFGDRVKHWVTMNEPNGWTMYGYSSGSFAPGRCSSYAGNCTAGNSATEPYIVAHHLLLAHAYAVKLYREKYKPHQKGEIGITIVTHWFIPKDQSSSSKKAASRALDFLFGWFAHPITFGDYPQSMKAAVKERLPRFTEAQSKLLKGSIDFLSINYYTSNYAENAPSANGVNVTYLTDRATTLTTEKNGVSIGTATALSWLFIYPKGLRELLLYVKKNYNDPVVYITENGMADAKNSSLSVKEAIKDSLRIRYHYGHLSYLSQAIKEGVKVKGYYVWSLQDDFEWDAGFTARFGLTYIDYKDNLKRHLRYSAYWFKSFLLK